Within Candidatus Saccharibacteria bacterium, the genomic segment GGCCTTTAGGCACTGGCGACTTCGGTTTTGATTCGCCGATGGTAACAGCAACATGCGGTTGGTTGGTTGCGAGCCAGTCAATAACGTAGGCAGTATCTATCTCGCCCAGATCGGGAAGCGAACGATATATATGCACAGTACTAACCCGCGACCAATCACAGACCGCCGGCATCTGCCGGACAACAGCCTCGCTTGCCGCACGTATTTCGCCGCGAGACAATGCCTTTCGACGCTTCAAAAGCTCCATCCGCAACTTTGCCTTTTCAGATTGCATACCAGTATTGTCGCATCAGAAAACAAAATAGAAAACTCCTCTTTAAAAATGGGAGTTTTCTATTTGCACGACTGACTGCGCAAACGAACTTTCCGAACGCTCGCTTTTTTAGCTCACAACCTTCGATCGTTTTGGTCAAAAATCGGTGGTACTTCGGCGGGACGGAGGATTAACTATGATGCAGCTTCAACAACGTCGGCTTCTGCCGCAGCCCGAGTCACTGCTTCACAACCTCGTACCGCACCGTCTTTAGTGGTGTATTCTTCGCCCGTAGCAACAATTTCCCCGTTGCCTGCCTTTAGTCGCCAGCGCCAACCA encodes:
- a CDS encoding DUF1508 domain-containing protein yields the protein MAKFEVYPSKNGWRWRLKAGNGEIVATGEEYTTKDGAVRGCEAVTRAAAEADVVEAAS